A stretch of Methanosphaerula palustris E1-9c DNA encodes these proteins:
- a CDS encoding zinc ribbon domain-containing protein, with product MKQCPTCGAEVQPEWTLCPACMSKLPSLATSPTVVSPPPPGPVAFDAAADVPETPPAWSNPSTPPGKPASAPALQEEPSAGKPPEKRDLMETLTHPVLLGLVGALVIFLVVGMLLPGGFSDMFGGKSVDARTVAPITPGTTPSLAVNTVVPLTPANTTINVTAVPQTTLTTIPTVQPSQTVAVNQTPHVDHTLSPYLQNGGGGGGTWKYEPTSVGTIANLQTAAPIVTWTTPVTFPIMPTPTLQVTTATPSQVYPVVTAIPIQSVAVVTTTVAQGGHSTGSLAWAGTGNYASDLFDLSGGVVKLSVTADQSAVVTVMDSTGKTIGFTTAGPLAGSNAIPIPATGKYLVDVSCAGTWTVTVSVLSTGTATTVQTSIPTSTVSTQTT from the coding sequence ATGAAACAATGTCCCACCTGCGGTGCGGAGGTCCAGCCTGAATGGACGCTCTGTCCTGCCTGCATGTCAAAACTGCCCTCTCTGGCAACTTCTCCGACGGTGGTATCACCACCGCCCCCCGGGCCGGTCGCCTTCGATGCAGCAGCCGATGTCCCTGAGACTCCCCCGGCCTGGAGCAACCCATCCACCCCACCGGGTAAACCAGCGTCTGCTCCAGCACTACAAGAGGAACCGTCGGCCGGGAAGCCGCCGGAGAAACGCGATCTGATGGAGACCCTCACGCACCCTGTGCTGCTGGGGCTTGTCGGTGCCCTGGTGATCTTCTTGGTGGTGGGGATGCTGCTTCCTGGTGGTTTCTCCGACATGTTCGGTGGAAAAAGCGTCGACGCCCGAACTGTCGCCCCGATCACCCCCGGAACCACGCCGTCCCTGGCAGTGAATACCGTGGTCCCCCTGACCCCGGCGAACACCACGATCAATGTGACCGCCGTTCCCCAGACCACCCTGACCACCATTCCCACAGTTCAGCCCTCGCAGACTGTGGCTGTGAATCAGACCCCTCATGTCGATCACACCCTCTCGCCCTACCTGCAGAATGGAGGTGGCGGGGGCGGGACGTGGAAGTACGAACCGACATCGGTTGGGACGATCGCCAATCTCCAGACTGCCGCTCCGATCGTCACCTGGACCACGCCGGTCACGTTTCCGATCATGCCCACACCGACGTTGCAGGTGACGACGGCGACTCCATCCCAGGTCTACCCGGTCGTCACCGCTATCCCGATCCAGTCCGTGGCCGTTGTGACCACCACGGTGGCCCAGGGCGGTCATTCGACGGGATCTCTGGCCTGGGCCGGGACCGGGAACTACGCCTCCGACCTCTTTGACCTATCGGGCGGGGTCGTCAAGTTGAGCGTCACAGCCGACCAGTCCGCGGTGGTGACGGTGATGGACAGCACCGGAAAGACGATCGGCTTCACCACAGCGGGGCCATTGGCCGGCTCCAACGCCATCCCGATCCCTGCAACCGGGAAGTACCTGGTGGACGTGAGTTGTGCCGGCACCTGGACGGTCACGGTCAGTGTGCTCTCCACTGGGACTGCTACAACGGTCCAGACATCCATACCAACGTCAACGGTCTCGACTCAGACCACCTGA
- a CDS encoding orotidine 5'-phosphate decarboxylase: MTRNNPFMTREACEALIDRLGAIKVGVNLPDLVELLKENALVFCDRQEQAIERCDVEDALYESGALNMVLSLLELICEVPDEEEQVADRHDEDFNSSRTPRSTPQAVISPVVKESLRIHALLYPESADTCIFARMDDDELRAALDEMIRTGDLDDPIDFENMASIYAVLHRRGVF, from the coding sequence TTGACCAGAAATAATCCATTCATGACCAGGGAAGCGTGCGAGGCGCTGATTGACAGGCTCGGTGCGATCAAAGTGGGGGTCAATCTCCCCGATCTGGTCGAACTCTTGAAAGAGAACGCTCTGGTCTTCTGTGATCGGCAGGAACAGGCAATCGAACGGTGTGATGTCGAGGACGCCCTCTATGAATCCGGGGCCCTGAACATGGTCCTCTCGTTGCTTGAACTGATCTGTGAAGTTCCGGACGAGGAGGAGCAGGTGGCGGATCGGCACGATGAAGACTTCAATTCATCTCGAACCCCCAGGTCGACACCACAAGCTGTCATCTCCCCGGTAGTGAAGGAGTCGCTCCGAATCCACGCCCTTCTCTACCCGGAGTCGGCGGACACCTGTATATTTGCACGGATGGACGACGATGAACTGCGAGCTGCCCTCGACGAGATGATCCGGACGGGTGATCTCGACGACCCGATCGACTTTGAGAATATGGCCTCGATCTATGCGGTGCTTCACCGGAGAGGGGTCTTCTGA
- a CDS encoding methyl-accepting chemotaxis protein: MDFQQCTNELDTTKEKAQQFEFLSAGVNQLPIPLHIIDTTYTITSINEAAATLIGKKREDVIGKRCSDIYRSGACNTPECPCRIAMEKGIPHHCEITLGERIIDGTGVPMTDSTGRVIGAIEYFSDVTGQKKAVTDIVQVTEKVKSGDLLARTDLTIHTGDFKKMAEEINSLLDIFVEKNTWYKAIIDAVPFPIHVTDMEMKWTLMNSAFEKVLIDQGAIKDRDSSMGMPCFTANATICNTDNCGIRQLQKGVPESYFDWGGRSFKQATSFLNDKKGVHIGYVEVVQDLTSILAVRDFTRAEVDRMAANLSLLAEGNLNFNLDVRQVDEFTLAEHADFLKMNESLQQVQQAVSTLINDGIQLTESTVKGNLSVRADASRHKGDFKRIIEGFNDTLDAIILPIEAGNKVLCQIRGGDLSERMEIECSGDHQKMKDAINGVHAWLNDLIAFITKIANGDLTANINKSSEHDQVHEWLMLLKDNINALVADTEMLSGAAVEGKLAIRADATKHQGDFRKIIEGFNKTLDAVIEPVNEAMRVANEFSQYNYKARTDKNLKVAGDFIKFRDALDNIGISISAAIGEISVQVTDLAASAEEANASIEEVISGAQQVAESAGKVSSNAEKGNQGLEQVLKAMEDLSAAVEEVTASSESVATLANGANTLSKDGAELARKAEQGMVGITRSTTEVDQIIGEIKVEMQKIGKIVGLISDLANQTNLLALNAAIEAARAGDAGRGFAVVAAEVKSLAQESRTSAESIAEMIGGLQHKSELAAQATASASKEVGEGSAVLSETLNIFNRIVGDIEKITRSVEEVASASEEQAATVEEITASVHEVSSLVDGTASDAGDAAAASEESSAAIDEVGKIIENVNIVVDKVSMGIGRFRV, encoded by the coding sequence ATGGATTTTCAACAGTGTACTAATGAACTTGATACAACAAAAGAAAAGGCACAACAGTTTGAGTTCCTCTCAGCCGGGGTCAATCAACTGCCGATCCCACTTCATATCATCGATACCACGTATACGATCACCTCTATTAATGAGGCTGCAGCAACGCTGATTGGAAAGAAACGGGAAGATGTCATCGGTAAACGATGTTCCGATATTTATCGGTCAGGGGCCTGCAACACCCCGGAGTGCCCATGCAGAATTGCGATGGAGAAAGGGATCCCCCATCACTGCGAAATCACCCTCGGTGAGAGGATCATCGACGGGACCGGAGTACCGATGACCGATAGCACTGGGAGAGTGATCGGTGCGATCGAATACTTCTCTGACGTGACCGGACAGAAAAAAGCAGTCACCGATATTGTCCAGGTCACTGAAAAGGTGAAGAGCGGGGACCTCCTGGCACGGACGGATCTCACCATCCACACCGGCGACTTCAAGAAGATGGCCGAAGAGATCAACAGCCTTCTTGACATCTTCGTCGAGAAGAACACCTGGTACAAAGCGATCATCGACGCGGTGCCGTTCCCGATTCACGTCACCGATATGGAGATGAAGTGGACACTGATGAATTCAGCCTTTGAGAAGGTGCTGATAGACCAGGGAGCAATTAAGGACCGTGATTCGAGCATGGGGATGCCCTGTTTCACGGCCAACGCGACGATCTGTAACACGGATAATTGTGGGATCCGGCAGCTGCAGAAGGGGGTTCCTGAGAGTTACTTCGACTGGGGCGGGAGGAGTTTCAAGCAGGCCACTTCATTCCTCAATGACAAAAAAGGCGTTCATATCGGGTATGTTGAAGTCGTGCAGGATCTCACCTCGATCCTTGCGGTCAGAGACTTCACCAGGGCCGAAGTGGACCGGATGGCCGCGAACCTCTCCCTGCTCGCAGAGGGGAACCTCAATTTTAACCTCGACGTCAGGCAGGTCGACGAGTTCACCCTGGCAGAGCATGCCGACTTTTTGAAGATGAACGAGAGTCTGCAACAGGTGCAGCAGGCTGTCAGCACACTTATCAACGACGGGATCCAGCTCACCGAATCAACGGTAAAAGGAAACCTTTCGGTTCGTGCAGATGCATCCAGACACAAGGGAGACTTCAAACGGATCATCGAAGGATTCAATGATACACTTGATGCGATCATTCTCCCAATCGAGGCGGGTAACAAAGTCCTGTGCCAGATCCGGGGCGGTGACCTGAGCGAACGTATGGAGATCGAGTGCTCTGGCGATCATCAGAAGATGAAGGACGCGATCAATGGCGTCCATGCATGGTTGAATGACCTGATCGCATTTATCACAAAAATTGCCAATGGTGATCTCACCGCGAATATAAATAAGTCGTCTGAACATGACCAGGTCCATGAGTGGCTGATGCTCCTTAAGGATAACATCAATGCGCTCGTCGCCGATACAGAGATGCTCTCAGGTGCGGCAGTCGAAGGAAAACTCGCGATCAGGGCCGATGCAACAAAACATCAGGGTGACTTCCGGAAGATCATCGAGGGATTCAATAAGACGCTCGATGCCGTGATCGAGCCGGTCAACGAGGCGATGCGGGTCGCGAACGAGTTCTCCCAGTACAACTACAAGGCTAGGACCGACAAGAATCTCAAAGTAGCCGGAGACTTTATCAAATTCAGGGATGCCCTGGACAATATTGGGATCTCGATCTCGGCTGCAATCGGAGAGATCAGCGTCCAGGTGACCGATCTTGCAGCCTCGGCAGAGGAGGCGAACGCCAGCATTGAGGAAGTGATCTCAGGTGCACAGCAGGTCGCTGAAAGTGCCGGCAAGGTCAGTTCCAACGCCGAGAAAGGGAATCAGGGTCTCGAACAGGTGCTCAAGGCGATGGAGGACCTCTCTGCCGCCGTCGAGGAAGTGACCGCCAGCAGCGAGTCTGTAGCCACCCTTGCAAACGGTGCGAACACCCTCTCCAAGGACGGGGCCGAGCTCGCACGGAAGGCCGAACAGGGGATGGTCGGGATCACCCGATCCACCACGGAGGTTGACCAGATCATCGGCGAGATCAAGGTCGAGATGCAGAAGATCGGAAAGATCGTCGGCCTGATCTCGGACCTGGCCAACCAGACCAACCTGCTCGCCCTGAACGCAGCCATCGAGGCCGCCCGGGCCGGCGATGCCGGCCGTGGGTTCGCCGTGGTCGCCGCGGAGGTGAAGTCCCTCGCCCAGGAGTCGAGGACCTCAGCAGAATCAATCGCCGAGATGATCGGCGGTCTCCAGCACAAGTCAGAACTGGCCGCACAGGCGACCGCATCCGCCTCAAAAGAGGTCGGTGAGGGGTCAGCGGTCCTCTCTGAGACTTTGAACATCTTCAACAGAATTGTCGGTGATATTGAGAAGATCACCCGCTCGGTCGAAGAGGTTGCAAGCGCCTCCGAAGAGCAGGCAGCCACCGTCGAGGAGATCACGGCCAGTGTTCATGAGGTGAGTTCCCTGGTGGACGGAACGGCCAGCGATGCAGGGGATGCAGCAGCAGCCAGCGAGGAGTCCTCGGCGGCGATCGACGAAGTCGGAAAGATCATTGAAAACGTGAATATAGTCGTCGATAAAGTCTCCATGGGGATAGGCAGGTTCAGAGTCTAG
- a CDS encoding chemotaxis protein CheW has product MASAAESVQVVEFLLGREHFAIDLFDVREVVEYTTITKLPNTPSYIKGIIDLRGEITTIIDLKQQMNIPEETEVHEEDCRVIVLDDKITKSKIGIMVDDVSSVSTFSLAQVDKTAIAETSADTHIIGIIKKQSRFKDRDITELIIWIDIRHLLETINHTV; this is encoded by the coding sequence ATGGCCAGTGCTGCGGAGAGCGTCCAGGTGGTGGAGTTCCTGCTCGGAAGAGAACACTTCGCCATCGATCTCTTCGATGTCCGGGAGGTGGTGGAATATACCACCATCACCAAACTCCCCAACACCCCTTCCTACATCAAGGGGATCATCGATCTCCGAGGGGAGATCACCACGATCATCGATCTGAAACAGCAGATGAACATCCCGGAAGAGACCGAAGTGCATGAGGAGGACTGCAGGGTCATCGTCCTCGATGATAAGATCACAAAGTCCAAGATCGGGATCATGGTCGATGACGTCTCTTCAGTCTCCACCTTCTCCCTGGCTCAGGTCGATAAAACTGCCATCGCAGAGACCAGTGCAGACACCCATATCATCGGTATCATCAAGAAGCAGTCCCGGTTTAAGGATAGAGATATCACGGAACTGATCATCTGGATCGATATCCGTCATCTACTTGAGACCATCAACCACACGGTCTGA
- a CDS encoding PAS domain S-box protein has product MADGVRVLYVDDEPALLEIGKIFLERSGEFHIGTFLSAQEALASPSIQLWDVIVSDYQMPGMDGIAFLKTVRKRFGDIPFILFTGRGREEVVIDAINNGADFYLQKGGDSRAQFAELSHKIRQVVRRRDAERELRKSEDRYRSIVNDQTDMIVRFTADGTVTFANEAFHQYYHAILGFTEIEGEKIHDLVQVGNYQNMDTILRSLTPKTPILHHIEYQVKDRDNTTYWQTWSVRALFDKVGKFAEYQVVGRDITEQKRSSVALAESESRLRSFIESTQEAVTLADEEGKLIEWNAAAEQITGIRKEEALESSLWDLAFRTVPREFRTEERRAGIEQMIHTSLETGIPIFEETRIVEVERPDGSRIYTRQTIFTIKTDQGFRIGSTAMDITRERLAEGALIESEEKYRELAELLPQMIFEIDLNFRVTYANRYALTVLGLTEQNLKDNINAISFFDPSQHAIIVDNMQKALKRMIFEPREYIALRRDGSRFPVIIYAAPVYQDQTLTGLRGVIVDISEQRRIEDELRVNENKFRSLIETSPDMIWEIDREWKFRYISPRVFTIMGYTPEEIIGRSVTDLVQKDAIPFVMREMAGYVSSEGSSAPLVVPSFDRNGRDLIIEIRMSWIMDGEGTLTGFYGVARDITESRKAEEALRQNYDELSKKEDVLRISEEKYRTLVDLSLDGIVIIDFSGNLLFVNKAAGSIIGVADSQAMIEKRNVMDFIVPESQADVLRDISQVARGIDTYLVHYKLITETEGEVWVECIGKKIPFGDISAMLVSVRDITESKRAEDMLRESENKFATLFKYSPVSLTLVSAVEGIFSDVNEAFLRSTGYSRDEVVGRRAEDLGIFVDRSEYERFVSVLRERGTVFGMELKCRVKSGEIRDCRFSSSIILMGEKPYIFSTVDDITEHKTTELAVQALVRSMVDSTGLDALKKIAENLCSWLSTDCVMIGEIQPDGETVKVLSMLLDGEEVHGFSYSLKGTPCKNVCERGFCIYPDDTLRLFPECKDFVDLNIRGYIGTPLRNSRGDVSGILCALSRSPLTPSPTIQKIMDIIAVKAAAEIERVQIDRMLKESEHMLKEAMDLTNLVHWEYDSRTDQYIFNDRFYAQYGTSAEQEGGYRMAPEHYRREFVHPDDRDAVAAACLKSLPPVDGDVPDADLEVKIEHRIVRRDGEIRHILVRIGFMKDPRTKITRLYGANQDITDRKRDEETFQQANRKLNMLSDITRHDIRNQLLKLDGFVELLQMEAPIPSFENFLSHITAASNQIANLIQFTGEYEKIGVHAPTWQDIRTLVDKAGVDAVAELVTLKNDLPTNMDMYADPMIVKIFFNLVDNALRHGGTITTIRFSLEERGEDRIIVCEDDGVGVATDEKEKIFDLGYGKNTGFGLAISREILDITGITIKETGEVGTGARFEIIVPAGQYRST; this is encoded by the coding sequence ATGGCAGATGGCGTGAGAGTCCTCTATGTCGATGACGAACCGGCTCTCCTCGAAATTGGAAAGATATTCCTGGAACGTTCCGGGGAGTTTCATATAGGAACCTTCCTATCTGCACAGGAAGCACTGGCCTCCCCGTCAATTCAGTTGTGGGATGTCATCGTCTCTGACTACCAGATGCCAGGTATGGACGGGATCGCATTTCTAAAAACGGTCCGGAAACGGTTTGGCGATATCCCGTTCATCCTCTTCACCGGCCGGGGCCGCGAAGAGGTTGTGATCGATGCGATCAACAACGGTGCGGATTTCTATCTCCAGAAAGGCGGCGACTCACGGGCCCAGTTCGCCGAGTTATCCCACAAGATTCGGCAGGTTGTACGCCGGCGGGATGCGGAGCGGGAACTGCGGAAGAGCGAGGACCGGTATCGCTCCATAGTCAACGACCAGACGGATATGATCGTTCGTTTCACTGCTGATGGCACGGTCACGTTCGCCAACGAAGCCTTTCATCAGTATTATCATGCCATACTGGGGTTCACCGAGATTGAGGGAGAGAAGATCCACGACCTCGTGCAGGTGGGGAATTATCAGAATATGGATACTATTCTTAGATCACTCACCCCCAAAACGCCAATATTACATCATATCGAATACCAGGTCAAGGACAGGGACAATACGACGTACTGGCAAACTTGGTCGGTCCGGGCCCTCTTCGACAAGGTGGGTAAATTCGCAGAATACCAGGTCGTCGGAAGGGACATCACCGAGCAGAAGCGATCTTCAGTTGCACTGGCAGAGAGCGAGTCCCGGCTCCGTTCATTCATCGAATCGACCCAGGAAGCGGTCACCCTGGCGGATGAAGAGGGAAAACTGATCGAGTGGAATGCTGCAGCTGAACAGATTACCGGCATCCGAAAAGAAGAGGCTCTTGAGAGTTCCTTATGGGACCTGGCCTTTCGGACAGTCCCCCGTGAGTTCCGTACTGAAGAACGCCGTGCAGGGATTGAACAAATGATTCATACTTCGCTTGAGACGGGCATTCCAATCTTTGAAGAAACCCGAATTGTTGAAGTAGAGCGTCCCGATGGCAGTCGGATCTACACACGACAGACCATTTTTACGATCAAGACCGATCAAGGATTCCGGATCGGTTCGACTGCGATGGATATAACTAGGGAGAGACTGGCGGAAGGTGCCTTAATAGAGAGTGAAGAGAAGTACCGCGAGCTTGCAGAACTCCTCCCACAGATGATCTTTGAAATAGATCTGAATTTTAGGGTAACCTATGCGAACCGGTATGCGCTTACCGTCCTGGGATTGACCGAACAGAATCTCAAAGACAACATAAATGCCATCTCCTTCTTCGATCCATCCCAGCATGCAATAATAGTGGACAACATGCAAAAAGCCCTGAAAAGGATGATCTTTGAACCACGGGAATATATCGCCCTGCGGAGGGATGGCAGCAGATTCCCGGTGATCATCTATGCAGCCCCGGTTTACCAGGATCAGACACTTACTGGATTACGCGGGGTCATCGTCGATATCTCTGAACAGAGAAGAATTGAAGATGAACTCCGGGTGAATGAAAATAAGTTCCGCTCGCTTATTGAGACCTCGCCGGATATGATCTGGGAGATAGACCGTGAATGGAAATTCCGGTACATCAGTCCCAGGGTTTTCACGATCATGGGCTACACGCCGGAAGAGATCATCGGACGATCGGTAACCGATCTGGTCCAAAAAGACGCAATACCGTTTGTTATGCGGGAGATGGCTGGGTATGTCTCTTCGGAGGGTTCTTCTGCCCCCCTGGTAGTACCCAGTTTCGACCGAAACGGGAGAGATCTGATAATCGAGATCCGAATGTCATGGATTATGGACGGTGAGGGCACATTGACTGGATTCTATGGTGTAGCCCGTGACATCACCGAGAGCAGGAAGGCCGAAGAGGCACTCCGACAGAATTATGACGAACTGAGCAAAAAGGAAGATGTGCTCCGTATCAGCGAGGAGAAGTACCGAACCCTTGTCGATCTCTCCCTCGATGGTATCGTTATCATAGACTTTTCGGGTAACCTGCTCTTTGTAAACAAAGCGGCCGGCAGTATCATCGGGGTTGCGGATTCTCAGGCGATGATCGAAAAGAGAAACGTGATGGATTTTATTGTCCCCGAATCACAGGCCGACGTACTTCGGGATATCAGCCAGGTTGCCCGGGGTATCGATACGTACCTTGTTCACTATAAACTGATCACGGAGACAGAGGGGGAGGTCTGGGTTGAGTGTATCGGTAAGAAGATCCCGTTCGGGGATATTTCCGCAATGCTGGTCTCTGTCCGGGATATAACGGAGAGTAAACGGGCTGAGGATATGCTGCGGGAATCAGAGAATAAATTCGCAACGCTCTTCAAGTACAGTCCGGTCTCGCTCACGCTCGTATCCGCAGTCGAAGGGATCTTTAGTGATGTCAACGAGGCTTTCCTGAGAAGCACGGGGTATTCCCGTGACGAAGTGGTTGGCAGAAGGGCGGAGGATCTTGGGATCTTTGTCGACAGGAGTGAATACGAGCGCTTCGTTTCCGTCCTTCGGGAGCGGGGGACGGTCTTCGGCATGGAATTGAAATGCCGGGTAAAATCTGGAGAGATCCGGGACTGCAGGTTCTCCTCAAGTATTATCCTGATGGGTGAAAAACCATACATTTTCTCGACTGTCGATGACATCACTGAACACAAAACTACCGAACTTGCAGTTCAGGCACTGGTCCGGAGCATGGTGGACTCAACCGGGCTTGACGCTCTGAAGAAGATCGCAGAGAATCTCTGCTCCTGGTTGAGCACCGATTGCGTCATGATCGGAGAGATCCAGCCCGACGGAGAGACTGTGAAGGTTTTATCCATGCTGCTCGACGGAGAGGAGGTTCATGGCTTCTCCTACTCGCTCAAAGGCACCCCCTGCAAGAATGTCTGTGAGAGGGGGTTCTGCATCTATCCGGATGATACTCTACGACTCTTCCCGGAGTGCAAGGATTTTGTCGACCTGAATATCCGCGGGTACATCGGGACACCCCTGCGGAATTCCAGAGGTGATGTATCCGGAATTCTCTGTGCGCTCTCCCGCAGTCCACTCACACCCTCCCCGACCATTCAGAAGATCATGGATATTATTGCAGTGAAAGCCGCGGCTGAGATCGAGCGTGTCCAGATAGACCGTATGCTCAAGGAAAGCGAGCATATGCTCAAAGAGGCGATGGACCTGACTAACCTGGTTCACTGGGAGTACGATAGCAGAACTGACCAATATATCTTCAATGACCGTTTTTATGCCCAGTACGGCACTTCAGCGGAGCAGGAAGGAGGATACCGGATGGCCCCGGAGCACTACCGTCGGGAATTTGTTCACCCAGATGATCGGGATGCAGTTGCCGCGGCGTGTCTTAAGTCCCTGCCACCAGTCGATGGAGATGTGCCTGATGCTGATTTAGAGGTCAAGATTGAACACCGTATCGTCCGCAGGGATGGAGAAATTCGCCATATCCTGGTACGAATTGGGTTTATGAAAGATCCAAGAACAAAAATAACCCGATTATACGGCGCAAATCAGGACATCACCGATCGCAAGAGAGATGAGGAAACGTTTCAGCAGGCGAACCGGAAACTCAACATGCTCTCAGACATCACCCGCCATGATATCAGGAATCAGCTCCTGAAACTGGATGGGTTTGTTGAACTGTTACAGATGGAAGCACCTATCCCTTCCTTTGAGAATTTTCTTTCCCATATCACTGCTGCGAGCAACCAGATCGCGAATCTGATCCAGTTCACTGGAGAATACGAGAAGATCGGTGTGCATGCCCCGACATGGCAGGATATCCGGACCTTGGTGGATAAAGCGGGGGTGGATGCGGTGGCTGAACTGGTCACGCTCAAAAATGATCTTCCTACCAACATGGATATGTACGCCGATCCGATGATTGTAAAGATCTTCTTCAATCTGGTGGATAACGCCCTGCGTCATGGCGGTACTATCACAACAATCCGGTTCTCTTTAGAGGAACGAGGTGAGGATCGGATCATTGTATGCGAAGATGACGGTGTTGGGGTAGCCACCGATGAGAAGGAGAAGATTTTTGATCTGGGGTATGGGAAGAACACTGGTTTCGGCCTGGCCATCTCCCGGGAGATTCTCGATATTACCGGAATCACCATTAAAGAGACCGGAGAAGTCGGCACAGGGGCTCGATTTGAGATTATCGTACCGGCAGGTCAGTACCGGTCGACATAA
- a CDS encoding DHH family phosphoesterase: protein MNQSSEVVVYRLGPSCDLGDVEEGAIYLGKVQGFANFGTFVMLSDRVKGLVHKTNVRTEHAERDEILVRVKAIRPNGNIDLEEVILPSYEVKSVTRTVTVTRLADLGNRIGRTVTVMGEIAQIKQTSGPTIFTVVDESGSENAAAFVEAGVRAYPEVELGSLVQLEGQVMQRNNQLQIEVRAISVLTGDEAAEVTERIEQALDARAEPEEIPLMVESEVMTELRPEMRRIAKAIRRAIFTSQPIVLRHHADADGICSAVAIEQAVVSLIKQSGGDFDADYFLFKRAPSKAPFYEIEDITRDLDFALKDNIRYGQKMPLILLTDNGSTEEDEPALKLAKVFGLEVLVVDHHHPDAVIDQYLIGHVNPYHAGGDFGITAGMLGTEIARLINPSVESLIRHLPAIAGVGDRSEAPERQRYLDLIKEQYSEDDCKAMALALDYEQFWLRFNDGRELIKEILDLTGKNERHTEFVRLLVEGANAAIEDQMSATMPHVREQTLSNGANLFLLDVEIHAHKFTFPPPGKTSGEVHDRLCKQHAGEPVVTIGFGPDFAVLRSKGVLMNIPRMVRELRTEISGGGISGGGHLVVGSIKFVEGMRDQVLEGLIAKIAEAEVE from the coding sequence ATGAATCAATCATCAGAAGTTGTGGTATACCGGCTCGGACCCTCATGCGACCTCGGCGATGTCGAAGAGGGTGCGATCTATCTAGGAAAGGTGCAGGGGTTTGCGAACTTCGGAACCTTTGTGATGCTCAGTGACCGGGTCAAGGGGCTCGTCCATAAGACCAATGTCAGGACCGAACACGCTGAACGGGATGAGATCCTGGTCAGAGTTAAGGCGATCCGGCCGAACGGGAACATCGATCTTGAAGAAGTGATCCTGCCGTCCTACGAGGTGAAGTCCGTCACGCGGACCGTCACCGTCACCAGACTCGCAGACCTTGGAAACCGAATCGGAAGGACCGTGACGGTGATGGGCGAGATCGCCCAGATCAAGCAGACCTCCGGGCCGACGATCTTCACCGTCGTCGACGAATCCGGGAGCGAGAACGCAGCGGCGTTCGTCGAAGCCGGGGTCAGGGCGTACCCGGAGGTAGAACTCGGATCCCTGGTCCAGCTCGAAGGCCAGGTCATGCAGCGGAACAACCAGTTGCAGATCGAAGTCAGGGCGATCTCGGTACTCACCGGAGACGAGGCCGCTGAGGTGACCGAACGGATCGAGCAGGCGCTCGATGCCCGGGCAGAGCCCGAAGAGATCCCCTTGATGGTCGAGAGCGAAGTCATGACCGAACTTCGGCCTGAGATGCGACGGATTGCAAAGGCCATCAGGCGTGCAATCTTCACTTCTCAACCGATCGTGCTCCGCCACCATGCAGATGCGGACGGGATCTGCTCGGCCGTAGCCATCGAACAGGCCGTCGTCTCGCTGATCAAGCAGAGCGGCGGAGACTTCGATGCCGACTACTTCCTCTTCAAGCGTGCCCCATCTAAGGCGCCGTTCTACGAGATTGAGGACATCACTCGGGACCTCGACTTTGCCCTGAAGGACAACATCAGGTATGGGCAGAAGATGCCGCTGATCCTGCTGACCGACAACGGGTCGACCGAGGAGGACGAACCGGCGCTGAAGCTGGCGAAGGTCTTCGGGCTCGAGGTGCTGGTCGTCGACCACCACCACCCGGACGCCGTGATCGATCAGTACCTGATCGGACATGTGAACCCCTACCATGCCGGCGGAGACTTCGGAATCACAGCCGGGATGCTCGGGACCGAGATCGCACGGCTGATCAATCCGTCAGTGGAGTCGTTGATCCGCCACCTGCCGGCGATTGCCGGGGTCGGGGACCGGAGCGAAGCCCCCGAACGACAGCGGTACCTGGACCTGATCAAGGAGCAGTACAGCGAGGATGACTGCAAGGCGATGGCCCTGGCCCTCGACTACGAACAGTTCTGGCTCCGGTTCAACGACGGCCGCGAACTGATCAAGGAGATCCTGGACCTGACCGGCAAGAACGAGCGGCACACCGAGTTCGTGCGGCTGCTGGTCGAAGGGGCGAACGCTGCCATTGAGGACCAGATGTCCGCGACGATGCCACATGTTCGGGAGCAGACCCTCTCAAACGGGGCCAACCTATTCCTGCTCGATGTAGAGATCCATGCCCACAAGTTCACGTTCCCGCCGCCCGGCAAGACCTCGGGCGAGGTACACGACCGGCTCTGCAAGCAACATGCCGGCGAACCGGTGGTCACGATCGGATTCGGGCCGGACTTTGCCGTGCTCAGATCCAAGGGTGTGCTGATGAACATCCCGCGGATGGTCAGGGAACTCCGGACCGAGATCAGCGGCGGCGGGATCAGCGGCGGCGGCCACCTGGTCGTCGGCTCGATCAAATTCGTCGAAGGGATGCGGGACCAGGTCCTCGAAGGGCTGATCGCGAAGATCGCCGAGGCCGAGGTCGAGTGA